One window of the Phycodurus eques isolate BA_2022a chromosome 7, UOR_Pequ_1.1, whole genome shotgun sequence genome contains the following:
- the b3gat1a gene encoding galactosylgalactosylxylosylprotein 3-beta-glucuronosyltransferase 1 isoform X2, producing the protein MPKRRDILAIVLIVLPWTLLITVWHQSAIAPLLAIHKDDGVEGKREAGGQAGDSKEYCASDKDIVEVVRTEYVYTRPPPWSDVLPTIHIITPTYSRPVQKAELTRLANTFLHIPNLHWILVEDSQRRTPLVTRLLRETGLNYTHLNVETPRNYKLRGDTRDPRIPRGTMQRNLALRWLRETFNANSTQAGIIYFADDDNTYSLELFEEMRSTQKVSVWPVAFVGGLRYESPKVNAAGKVYGWKTVFDPHRPFAIDMAGFAINLRLILFKPQAYFKLRGVKGGYQESSLLRELVTLNDLEPKAANCTKILVWHTRTEKPVLVNEGKAGFTDPNVEI; encoded by the exons ATGCCGAAGAGAAGAGATATTCTTGCCATTGTGTTGATAGTGTTACCCTGGACTCTGCTCATCACCGTTTGGCACCAAAGCGCTATCGCTCCACTCCTCGCCATCCACAAGG ATGACGGCGTTGAGGGCAAGAGGGAGGCGGGCGGCCAAGCAGGAGACTCCAAGGAATACTGCGCCTCAGATAAGGACATTGTCGAGGTGGTGAGAACTGAGTATGTGTACACGCGGCCGCCGCCTTGGTCTGACGTCTTGCCCACTATCCACATCATCACGCCCACCTACAGTCGACCTGTGCAAAAGGCCGAGCTGACACGGCTGGCTAACACATTCCTCCACATTCCCAACCTACACTGGATCCTGGTGGAGGATTCCCAAAGAAGGACGCCTCTTGTGACGCGGCTCCTCAGAGAAACGGGCCTCAACTACACCCACCTAAATGTCGAGACGCCCAGGAACTATAAGCTGCGCGGCGACACTAGGGACCCTAGAATCCCCCGGGGTACCATGCAGAGGAATCTGGCACTCCGGTGGCTGAGGGAGACCTTTAATGCTAATAGCACTCAAGCTGGAATAATCTACTTTGCTGACGACGACAACACTTACAGCCTGGAGCTGTTTGAGGAG ATGAGATCAACTCAAAAAGTTTCTGTGTGGCCTGTGGCCTTTGTGGGCGGCCTGCGCTACGAGTCCCCCAAAGTCAATGCGGCCGGGAAGGTGTACGGCTGGAAGACGGTGTTCGACCCCCATCGGCCCTTTGCCATCGACATGGCCGGCTTCGCCATCAACCTGAGGCTCATCCTCTTCAAGCCTCAGGCGTATTTCAAGCTTCGTGGGGTGAAGGGAGGCTACCAGGAGAGTAGTTTACTACGAGAACTTGTCACACTCAACGACCTGGAACCCAAAGCAGCCAATTGCACCAAG ATACTTGTTTGGCACACAAGAACAGAGAAGCCCGTCCTCGTAAATGAAGGGAAAGCAGGATTCACCGACCCAAATGTGGAGATTTAA
- the b3gat1a gene encoding galactosylgalactosylxylosylprotein 3-beta-glucuronosyltransferase 1 isoform X1, which translates to MPKRRDILAIVLIVLPWTLLITVWHQSAIAPLLAIHKACHHLVKEIFIIPERLAVRHRLSDDGVEGKREAGGQAGDSKEYCASDKDIVEVVRTEYVYTRPPPWSDVLPTIHIITPTYSRPVQKAELTRLANTFLHIPNLHWILVEDSQRRTPLVTRLLRETGLNYTHLNVETPRNYKLRGDTRDPRIPRGTMQRNLALRWLRETFNANSTQAGIIYFADDDNTYSLELFEEMRSTQKVSVWPVAFVGGLRYESPKVNAAGKVYGWKTVFDPHRPFAIDMAGFAINLRLILFKPQAYFKLRGVKGGYQESSLLRELVTLNDLEPKAANCTKILVWHTRTEKPVLVNEGKAGFTDPNVEI; encoded by the exons ATGCCGAAGAGAAGAGATATTCTTGCCATTGTGTTGATAGTGTTACCCTGGACTCTGCTCATCACCGTTTGGCACCAAAGCGCTATCGCTCCACTCCTCGCCATCCACAAGG CATGTCACCACCTAGTAAAAGAGATCTTTATCATTCCAGAGAGGCTTGCGGTCCGCCACCGACTCTCAG ATGACGGCGTTGAGGGCAAGAGGGAGGCGGGCGGCCAAGCAGGAGACTCCAAGGAATACTGCGCCTCAGATAAGGACATTGTCGAGGTGGTGAGAACTGAGTATGTGTACACGCGGCCGCCGCCTTGGTCTGACGTCTTGCCCACTATCCACATCATCACGCCCACCTACAGTCGACCTGTGCAAAAGGCCGAGCTGACACGGCTGGCTAACACATTCCTCCACATTCCCAACCTACACTGGATCCTGGTGGAGGATTCCCAAAGAAGGACGCCTCTTGTGACGCGGCTCCTCAGAGAAACGGGCCTCAACTACACCCACCTAAATGTCGAGACGCCCAGGAACTATAAGCTGCGCGGCGACACTAGGGACCCTAGAATCCCCCGGGGTACCATGCAGAGGAATCTGGCACTCCGGTGGCTGAGGGAGACCTTTAATGCTAATAGCACTCAAGCTGGAATAATCTACTTTGCTGACGACGACAACACTTACAGCCTGGAGCTGTTTGAGGAG ATGAGATCAACTCAAAAAGTTTCTGTGTGGCCTGTGGCCTTTGTGGGCGGCCTGCGCTACGAGTCCCCCAAAGTCAATGCGGCCGGGAAGGTGTACGGCTGGAAGACGGTGTTCGACCCCCATCGGCCCTTTGCCATCGACATGGCCGGCTTCGCCATCAACCTGAGGCTCATCCTCTTCAAGCCTCAGGCGTATTTCAAGCTTCGTGGGGTGAAGGGAGGCTACCAGGAGAGTAGTTTACTACGAGAACTTGTCACACTCAACGACCTGGAACCCAAAGCAGCCAATTGCACCAAG ATACTTGTTTGGCACACAAGAACAGAGAAGCCCGTCCTCGTAAATGAAGGGAAAGCAGGATTCACCGACCCAAATGTGGAGATTTAA